One window from the genome of Indicator indicator isolate 239-I01 chromosome 6, UM_Iind_1.1, whole genome shotgun sequence encodes:
- the TSHZ1 gene encoding LOW QUALITY PROTEIN: teashirt homolog 1 (The sequence of the model RefSeq protein was modified relative to this genomic sequence to represent the inferred CDS: deleted 2 bases in 1 codon; substituted 1 base at 1 genomic stop codon), translated as MVTAFSRQQXCKLCVCSITLSFFSPTLPSCILAYVPEEELKAAEIDEDSVEDDGLSLDIQENEYLCNEEAEIKEAQSYQNSPVSTATNQDAGYGSPFSENSDQLAQFKSTSSKEEKEDPQCTDNVSYPQDSLAQIKAVYANLLSETCWSSLALDLKKSNPTTSNNGNSQNENTTSTDTNANPQSTTSTTSTNSSTSTTTSNTSNSNSSSGGSGYDWHQAALAKTLQQTSSYGLLPEPSLFSTVQLYRQNNKLYGSVFTGASKFRCKDCSAAYDTLVELTVHMNETGHYRDDNRDKEADKTKRWSKPRKRSLMEMEGKEDAQKVLKCMYCGHSFESLQDLSVHMIKTKHYQKVPLKEPVPAITKLVPSTKKRALQDLASPCSPEPTGITAEASLGESAKDQKTANPYVTPNNRYGYQNGASYTWQFEARKAQILKCMECGSSHDTLQQLTAHMMVTGHFLKVTNSASKKGKQLVLDPVVEEKIQSIPLPPTTHTRLPASNIKKQPDSPVGSTNSEEKKDLEKEKVVVSETEKKIKEENEDSTEKFEPTTLYQYLREEDLDDSPKGGIDILKSLENTVTTAISKAQNGAPSWGGYPSIHAAYQLPGTVKPLQPAVQSIQMQPSYASSVKSLSSEHNALIHSPGSLTPPPHKSNVSAMEELVEKVTGKINIKKEEKPLEKEKSSPVKPMSPAAKENKDFPKAEEINNKQQQKKSSETEVQKVKKDSPAEAHTPNGTEPLKTKVANGCNNLGIITDHSPEPSFINPLSALQSIMNTHLGKISKPVSPSLDPLAMLYKISNSMLDKPIYPTTPVKQADAIDRYYYENSDQPIDLTKSKNKPLVSSVADSASSPLRESALLDISDMVKNLTGRLTPKSSTPSTVSEKSDADGSSFEEALDELSPVHKRKGRQSNWNPQHLLILQAQFASSLRETPEGKYIMSDLGPQERVHISKFTGLSMTTISHWLANVKYQLRRTGGTKFLKNLDTGHPVFFCNDCASQFRTASTYISHLETHLGFSLKDLSKLPLNQIQEQQNVSKVLANKTLGSLGIAEEDLGSTFQCKLCNRTFASKHAVKLHLSKTHGKSPEDHLIYVTELEKQ; from the exons ATGGTTACTGCTTTTAGTAGACAGCAATGATGTAAACTCTGTGTGTGTTCGAtaactttgtcttttttttcccccact cTCCCCTCCTGTATTTTAGCATATGTTCCTGAGGAGgaactgaaagcagcagaaatagaTGAAGACAGCGTGGAAGATGATGGGCTGTCTCTGGACATCCAGGAGAATGAGTATTTGTGCAATGAAGAAGCAGAGATCAAAGAGGCTCAAAGCTACCAGAATTCCCCAGTCAGCACTGCAACTAATCAGGATGCAGGCTATGGTTCGCCGTTTAGTGAAAACAGTGATCAGCTAGCCCAATTCAAAAGCACTTCCtctaaagaagagaaagaggatcCTCAGTGCACAGACAATGTTTCCTATCCACAGGACAGCTTGGCACAAATAAAAGCTGTGTATGCAAATTTGCTTTCAGAGACTTGCTGGTCCAGTTTAGCTTTGGACTTAAAGAAATCCAATCCAACCACCAGCAACAACGGAAACAGCCAGAATGAAAACACCACCAGTACAGACACCAATGCCAATCCCCAGAGTACTACTAGTACTACCAGTACCAACTCTAGCACCAGTACAACTACCAGTAACACTAGTAACAGTAACAGTAGCAGCGGTGGCTCGGGTTATGACTGGCATCAAGCTGCATTGGCTAAAACTTTGCAGCAGACCTCGTCATATGGACTTCTCCCCGAGCCCAGCCTTTTCAGCACAGTACAGCTTTACCGGCAAAACAATAAACTCTATGGGTCTGTGTTCACCGGTGCTAGCAAGTTCCGATGCAAAGACTGCAGTGCAGCCTATGACACGCTGGTGGAGCTAACAGTGCACATGAATGAAACCGGACATTACCGTGACGACAACAGAGATAAAGAAGCTGATAAGACGAAACGGTGGTCAAAGCCTAGGAAACGATCCCTTATGGAAATGGAAGGCAAAGAGGATGCCCAGAAAgtgctgaagtgcatgtactgTGGGCATTCGTTTGAGTCTTTGCAAGACCTCAGTGTCCATATGATAAAAACAAAGCATTACCAGAAAGTGCCTCTGAAGGAGCCAGTACCAGCCATCACTAAATTGGTCCCTTCTACCAAAAAGCGAGCACTTCAGGACTTAGCTTCACCTTGTTCACCTGAGCCAACAGGGATCACTGCAGAAGCTTCACTGGGTGAGTCTGCAAAGGATCAGAAAACTGCCAACCCGTATGTGACTCCAAATAACCGTTATGGCTATCAAAATGGTGCTAGCTACACTTGGCAGTTTGAGGCACGCAAAGCCCAAATACTGAAGTGCATGGAATGTGGCAGTTCCCATGACACTTTGCAGCAGCTCACTGCTCACATGATGGTCACCGGCCATTTCTTGAAGGTGACCAATTCTGCTTccaaaaaaggcaaacagcTAGTATTGGACCCTGTGGTGGAGGAGAAGATACAATCTATACCTCTTCCACCCACCACCCACACGAGGCTACCAGCCTCCAACATTAAAAAGCAGCCTGATTCCCCAGTGGGCTCCACAAactcagaggaaaagaaagatctagagaaggaaaaggtGGTGGTCAGcgaaacagagaaaaagattaAAGAAGAGAATGAGGACTCTACAGAGAAATTTGAGCCAACGACTTTGTATCAGTACCTCAGAGAGGAGGACCTAGATGATAGTCCTAAAGGTGGAATAGACATATTGAAATCCCTGGAGAACACAGTGACAACGGCTATCAGCAAAGCTCAGAATGGAGCCCCTTCCTGGGGAGGGTATCCCAGTATTCATGCAGCTTACCAGCTCCCAGGAACAGTCAAACCCCTTCagcctgcagtgcagagcaTTCAAATGCAGCCGTCTTATGCAAGCAGTGTAAAATCGCTGTCATCAGAACACAACGCACTCATCCATtccccaggcagtctcaccCCCCCACCTCACAAGAGCAACGTGTCTGCTATGGAAGAACTAGTGGAGAAAGTTACAGGTAAAATCAacattaaaaaggaagaaaagcctttggagaaagagaagagttcTCCAGTCAAGCCCATGTCACCTGCTGCTAAAGAAAATAAGGACTTcccaaaagcagaagaaataaataacaaacagcagcagaagaagagtTCAGAGACAGAAGTTCAGAAGGTCAAAAAGGATAGTCCAGCAGAAGCACATACGCCAAATGGTACAGAGCCACTTAAAACAAAAGTTGCAAACGGCTGTAACAATTTAGGAATCATCACAGATCATTCACCTGAGCCATCCTTCATTAATCCACTGAGCGCTTTGCAGTCCATTATGAACACCCACTTAGGCAAAATTTCTAAGCCGGTAAGCCCCTCTCTGGACCCTTTGGCCATGCTGTACAAAATTAGCAACAGCATGTTGGACAAACCCATTTACCCAACCACTCCAGTCAAGCAGGCTGATGCTATTGACCGGTATTACTATGAGAACAGTGATCAACCTATTGATTTAACCAAGTCCAAAAATAAACCTCTTGTTTCCAGTGTGGCTGACTCTGCCTCGTCCCCACTAAGGGAGAGTGCCCTGTTGGATATTTCCGATATGGTGAAGAACCTCACAGGGCGTTTGACACCCAAGTCTTCAACTCCATCTACCGTGTCAGAGAAGTCTGATGCTGATGGGAGCAGTTTTGAGGAAGCTCTGGATGAACTGTCACCAGTACACAAGAGGAAGGGCAGACAGTCCAACTGGAACCCTCAGCATCTTCTGATCCTTCAAGCTCAGTTTGCTTCCAGCTTGAGGGAGACCCCAGAAGGCAAATACATTATGTCGGACCTAGGTCCACAAGAGCGGGTACACATCTCTAAGTTTACTGGTCTTTCCATGACCACAATTAGCCACTGGCTGGCCAATGTGAAGTATCAGTTAAGGAGGACAGGTGGAACTAAATTTTTAAAGAACTTAGACACAGGAcatcctgttttcttttgcaatgATTGTGCCTCTCAGTTCAGGACTGCTTCTACATATATAAGTCACTTAGAGACGCACCTAGGGTTTAGCTTGAAGGATCTGTCAAAGTTACCACTTAATCAGATTCAAGAACAGCAGAATGTTTCAAAAGTCCTCGCAAACAAGACTTTGGGCTCACTTGGAATTGCCGAGGAGGACTTGGGCTCCACATTCCAGTGTAAGCTCTGTAACCGAACTTTTGCAAGCAAGCATGCAGTCAAACTGCACCTTAGTAAAACACATGGCAAGTCCCCAGAGGACCATCTGATCTATGTAACTGAGTTAGAAAAACAATAG